A stretch of Planktothrix serta PCC 8927 DNA encodes these proteins:
- a CDS encoding peroxiredoxin, with amino-acid sequence MTLRLGDTVPNFTQASSEGDISFYDWAGDSWVVLFSHPADYTPVCTTELGTVAKLKPEFDKRNVKVIALSVDDAESHKGWIQDINETQNTVVNYPVLADGDRKVSELYDMIHPNANAAVTVRTVFIIDPNKKLRLSLTYPPSTGRNFDEILRVIDSLQLTDHYSVATPADWKDGEDCVIVPSLKDPEVLKQKFPKGYQEVKPYLRLTPQPNK; translated from the coding sequence ATGACACTTCGACTTGGGGATACCGTACCTAACTTTACTCAAGCGTCCTCCGAAGGTGACATCAGCTTTTATGATTGGGCTGGGGATAGCTGGGTGGTGTTATTTTCTCATCCGGCCGACTATACTCCCGTTTGTACAACGGAATTGGGAACCGTTGCTAAATTAAAACCCGAATTTGACAAACGCAACGTTAAAGTGATTGCTCTGAGTGTGGATGATGCCGAATCCCATAAAGGTTGGATTCAAGATATTAACGAAACTCAAAATACTGTGGTTAATTATCCCGTTTTGGCGGATGGCGATCGCAAAGTGTCCGAATTGTACGACATGATTCATCCCAATGCCAATGCTGCGGTGACGGTGCGGACTGTTTTTATTATTGACCCCAACAAAAAACTGCGTCTGAGCTTAACCTATCCTCCGAGCACCGGACGCAACTTTGATGAAATTCTGCGGGTAATTGATTCTCTGCAACTGACTGACCACTACAGCGTCGCTACTCCGGCCGACTGGAAAGATGGAGAAGATTGTGTGATTGTTCCTTCCCTCAAAGACCCAGAAGTCTTGAAACAGAAGTTCCCCAAAGGGTATCAAGAAGTCAAACCTTATTTACGTTTGACTCCTCAACCGAATAAATAA
- a CDS encoding GuaB3 family IMP dehydrogenase-related protein, with translation MDIVIGRGKAARRAYGIDEIALVPGQRTLDPSLADTTWTIGGIQREIPIIASAMDGVVDVRMAVELSKLGALGVLNLEGIQTRYEDPEPILDRITSVGKDEFVTLMQELYAEPIKPELIIQRIQEIKSGGGIAAVSATPVGAAKYGMVVAEAGADLFFVQATVVSTTFLSPESVIPLDLAQFCQEMPIPVILGNCVTYDITLDLLKAGAAGILVGIGPGAACTSRGVLGVGVPQATAVADCAAARNDYYQETGRYVPIIADGGLITGGDICKCIACGADGVMIGSPFARAKEAPGRGYHWGMATPSPVLPRGTRIRVGTTGTLEQILRGPAQLDDGTHNLLGALKTSMGTLGAQTIPEMQQVEVVIAPSLLTEGKVYQKAQQLGMGK, from the coding sequence GTGGATATTGTAATTGGTCGGGGCAAGGCTGCCCGCAGAGCTTATGGCATTGACGAAATTGCGTTAGTCCCTGGACAGCGCACCCTTGATCCAAGTTTGGCAGATACAACGTGGACAATTGGTGGTATTCAACGAGAAATTCCGATTATTGCTAGTGCCATGGATGGGGTGGTCGATGTTCGCATGGCTGTAGAATTATCTAAATTGGGGGCATTGGGAGTATTGAACCTGGAAGGGATTCAAACCCGCTACGAAGACCCCGAACCGATTTTGGATCGGATCACTTCAGTCGGGAAGGATGAGTTTGTCACCTTGATGCAAGAATTGTATGCAGAACCGATTAAACCCGAACTCATTATCCAACGAATTCAGGAAATCAAAAGCGGTGGCGGGATTGCGGCGGTAAGTGCTACACCAGTTGGAGCCGCTAAATATGGAATGGTTGTGGCTGAAGCCGGAGCCGATTTATTTTTTGTTCAAGCCACGGTGGTATCAACGACATTCCTATCGCCGGAGTCCGTTATTCCTCTGGATTTAGCTCAATTTTGCCAAGAAATGCCGATTCCGGTGATTTTGGGCAACTGTGTCACTTATGATATCACCCTAGATTTGCTCAAAGCGGGTGCTGCGGGAATTTTAGTTGGGATTGGCCCCGGTGCGGCCTGTACCTCACGGGGGGTTTTAGGAGTTGGAGTTCCCCAAGCAACGGCCGTAGCCGACTGTGCCGCAGCGCGAAATGATTACTATCAAGAAACCGGGCGTTATGTCCCCATTATTGCCGATGGCGGATTAATTACCGGAGGAGATATTTGTAAATGTATCGCTTGTGGGGCCGATGGGGTGATGATTGGTTCTCCGTTTGCTCGCGCGAAAGAAGCTCCAGGACGGGGTTATCATTGGGGAATGGCAACCCCTAGCCCGGTGTTACCGCGTGGAACTCGGATTCGGGTAGGGACAACGGGAACCTTAGAACAAATCCTGCGTGGCCCGGCTCAATTGGATGACGGGACTCATAATTTATTGGGGGCGTTAAAAACCAGTATGGGAACCCTTGGGGCGCAAACAATTCCAGAAATGCAGCAGGTGGAAGTTGTGATTGCACCTTCGCTGTTGACCGAAGGAAAAGTCTATCAAAAAGCCCAACAGTTAGGGATGGGTAAGTAA
- the trxA gene encoding thioredoxin, with protein sequence MSNAKPVTDASFKEDVLDSEILVLVDFWAPWCGPCRMVAPVVDEIAEQYAGQVKVVKLNTDENPAVASQFGIRSIPTLMIFQGGVKVDMVVGAVPKTTLAFTLEKYLKA encoded by the coding sequence ATGTCCAACGCCAAACCAGTTACTGATGCTAGTTTTAAGGAAGATGTGCTTGACAGCGAAATCTTAGTGTTAGTGGATTTTTGGGCGCCTTGGTGTGGGCCTTGTCGTATGGTTGCACCGGTTGTCGATGAAATTGCAGAACAATATGCTGGACAAGTAAAAGTAGTCAAGCTCAATACAGATGAAAATCCTGCTGTTGCTAGTCAGTTTGGCATTCGCAGCATTCCAACTTTGATGATTTTCCAAGGAGGTGTAAAAGTGGATATGGTTGTGGGAGCCGTTCCAAAAACGACTTTAGCATTTACTTTAGAAAAGTATCTGAAGGCCTGA
- a CDS encoding FkbM family methyltransferase, which produces MSFIKTLFQEAIIFTFRPLIFREVEGWGKIYNIFVGSYKRNWFWQNTRKRRIKGKLNNFWMELDISQWSDRYTFFLGRWYDLPTQKLLEQVLKKGDEVIDVGANIGMFALAARHIIGTEGIVYSFEPNPEARKHLNYNIEINQIENIKVYPVGLGETDAQLTLYVPYINSGEGSLASFPNTQYKDNKCYEVKVDVKVGDTLLQETAPRLIKIDVEGGEVGVLKGISKLIDRHRPLIIAEYVPKHIRRFGNSFEDILLIAQEHSYNLFKLDLLKISGSYNLSLIPIEDSKFDEPCDILLGHAEDPFIKALVSGGITTQ; this is translated from the coding sequence ATGTCTTTTATCAAAACTTTGTTTCAAGAAGCGATCATTTTTACTTTCCGTCCCTTAATTTTTAGAGAGGTGGAGGGATGGGGAAAGATATACAATATTTTTGTCGGTAGTTACAAGAGAAACTGGTTTTGGCAGAATACCAGAAAGCGAAGAATTAAAGGCAAGCTAAATAACTTTTGGATGGAGTTGGATATATCTCAGTGGTCTGATCGCTACACATTTTTTCTGGGTCGCTGGTACGACCTCCCAACTCAAAAACTTCTTGAACAAGTCCTGAAGAAGGGAGACGAAGTTATTGATGTTGGTGCTAATATTGGTATGTTTGCTCTCGCTGCAAGACATATTATTGGAACCGAAGGTATTGTCTATTCCTTTGAGCCTAACCCTGAAGCAAGAAAGCATCTTAACTACAACATTGAGATCAATCAAATTGAGAATATCAAAGTTTATCCAGTAGGTCTCGGTGAAACCGACGCGCAGCTTACCCTTTATGTACCCTATATTAACTCTGGGGAAGGAAGTCTTGCATCTTTTCCTAATACTCAATACAAAGATAACAAATGCTATGAAGTAAAAGTCGATGTCAAGGTTGGCGATACTCTTTTACAAGAGACAGCACCTCGTCTGATTAAAATTGATGTGGAGGGGGGAGAAGTAGGTGTGCTGAAAGGGATTTCTAAATTGATTGACAGGCATCGACCACTGATTATCGCGGAATATGTGCCAAAGCATATCCGTAGATTTGGCAACTCTTTTGAAGACATTTTATTGATAGCCCAAGAACACTCCTACAACCTTTTCAAATTGGACTTACTCAAGATTTCTGGTAGCTACAATTTATCACTTATTCCCATTGAAGATTCTAAATTTGACGAACCCTGTGATATCCTACTCGGTCACGCAGAAGATCCTTTCATCAAAGCGTTGGTGTCGGGAGGAATTACGACCCAATAA